Proteins from a genomic interval of Candidatus Rubidus massiliensis:
- the rplR gene encoding hypothetical protein (BL22) — translation MRNFILKRQKIRNTRALRVRKHLRGTAVKPRMCVVKTNKHIQVQLIDDENGVTLAATGTCSKEFRNTEFNQRNKASAKRLGEKIAQLAVEKNIKEIIFDRGRFKYHGILAELADAARAGGLQF, via the coding sequence ATGAGAAATTTTATTTTAAAAAGACAAAAAATTAGAAATACGCGTGCACTGCGAGTTCGTAAACATTTACGCGGTACCGCTGTGAAGCCAAGAATGTGTGTTGTTAAAACTAACAAACACATTCAAGTTCAGCTTATTGATGATGAAAATGGCGTAACTCTCGCAGCTACAGGTACTTGTTCTAAAGAGTTTCGTAATACAGAGTTCAACCAAAGAAATAAAGCTTCGGCGAAAAGACTTGGTGAGAAAATCGCGCAACTCGCTGTTGAAAAAAATATCAAAGAAATTATCTTTGATAGAGGTCGTTTTAAATATCACGGAATTTTAGCCGAACTAGCTGATGCAGCTAGAGCGGGCGGGCTCCAATTCTAA
- the rplF gene encoding hypothetical protein (BL10), giving the protein MSRKGKQPITVPNGVNVSVADNTVTVKGPKATLTQEIKSGINVNVEGNVVHVELDPNYNGKSNFHGLYRSLIANLVKGTSVGFETKLEMIGVGYRASVQGNSLDLQIGVSHPVSLPIPEGIQVKVDKNTLITVSGADKQQVGQFAAKIRAKRPPEPYQGKGIRYVDEYVRRKAGKAAAKK; this is encoded by the coding sequence ATGTCCCGTAAAGGAAAACAACCAATAACCGTTCCAAATGGTGTAAATGTAAGCGTGGCCGATAATACTGTTACAGTGAAAGGTCCAAAAGCTACATTAACGCAAGAAATAAAGAGCGGTATTAATGTTAATGTCGAAGGTAACGTAGTACATGTTGAGCTAGATCCAAATTATAACGGAAAAAGCAATTTCCATGGATTATACAGAAGCCTAATCGCTAACTTAGTAAAAGGTACGTCAGTCGGCTTTGAAACCAAGTTGGAGATGATTGGGGTAGGTTATAGAGCATCAGTACAAGGTAATTCATTAGATTTACAAATTGGTGTATCTCACCCAGTTTCTTTACCAATTCCAGAAGGAATTCAGGTAAAAGTAGATAAGAATACCCTTATAACTGTATCTGGTGCTGATAAGCAACAAGTTGGTCAATTTGCTGCAAAAATACGCGCTAAAAGACCTCCTGAACCTTATCAAGGAAAAGGCATTAGATACGTAGATGAATACGTTAGAAGAAAAGCAGGAAAAGCTGCAGCTAAAAAATAA
- the rpsC gene encoding hypothetical protein (BS2): MGQKTNPVGFRLVRNRNWKSKWYANKQEFGTLLIEDQFIREYLLKKPICVGTSQIKIRRMSEKVEVTITTARPGLVIGKKGAEIDQLKVELSKLIGKEAWIEVEEIKRPDLDAKIVADTIAKQLERRIPFRRAMKKAIQQTMDAGALGIKIQVSGRLGGAEIARTEQYKEGSTPLHTLRADIDYATGRAETTYGSIGVKVWIYRGEDNLSKREGE, from the coding sequence ATGGGACAAAAAACAAACCCAGTTGGTTTTCGCCTTGTTCGCAATCGCAATTGGAAGTCAAAATGGTATGCGAATAAACAAGAATTTGGAACCTTATTAATTGAAGACCAATTTATTCGCGAGTACTTGCTCAAAAAGCCAATATGCGTAGGAACATCGCAGATCAAAATTCGTAGAATGAGTGAAAAAGTAGAAGTTACTATCACAACAGCCCGACCTGGCTTAGTTATTGGTAAGAAGGGTGCCGAAATTGATCAATTAAAAGTTGAACTTTCTAAGTTGATTGGTAAAGAAGCTTGGATCGAAGTTGAAGAAATTAAAAGACCAGACTTAGATGCAAAAATCGTAGCTGATACGATTGCAAAACAATTAGAAAGAAGAATTCCTTTTAGAAGAGCCATGAAAAAAGCTATCCAACAAACAATGGATGCAGGTGCATTAGGAATTAAAATTCAAGTTTCTGGTCGTTTAGGCGGTGCTGAGATTGCAAGAACTGAACAGTATAAAGAAGGAAGTACTCCTCTTCATACATTACGTGCAGACATTGATTATGCAACAGGCCGCGCAGAAACTACATATGGTAGCATCGGCGTAAAAGTTTGGATCTATCGCGGGGAAGATAATCTTTCAAAGCGTGAGGGAGAATAA
- a CDS encoding preprotein translocase subunit SecY, protein MLKEIQKVFQVPELKTKILFTILMIAIYRIGGFIPVPGVNGELAVSFFRQASGGSQNFFQLVDIFSGGAFSQITVIALGVVPYISASIIMQLVVALWPSLQREVKENSEQGRRKINKLTRFLTVILSVIQSSMFAKYALGLNYARPGIVASELLDIQFLGFPWLFYLIFVVTMTTGTIFLMWIGEQITEKGIGNGMSIIIAVGVVSSLPTALGIIFQQLNLDSQEPGQMNFATIMVLISLFVAVTIATIMIIQGHRRIPLQYARRVVGRKEVQGGNSYIPLKVNYAGVVPVIFASSLLIFPGVLATFMGQGNWLGDLASSLSPGSITYTIFFVLLIVFFTYFWTATQFRPDQIASDMKKNGAFIPGIRQGKPTQDYLEATMNRITFIGAIFLALIAILPTIIGSFLGVPQTISYFFGGTALLILVGVVLDTMKQIESHLLMKKYDGFMKSGRIRGR, encoded by the coding sequence ATGCTAAAAGAAATACAAAAAGTTTTTCAAGTACCCGAGTTAAAAACTAAGATCTTATTTACTATTTTGATGATCGCGATTTATCGGATTGGAGGATTTATTCCGGTTCCTGGCGTGAATGGCGAGTTAGCTGTAAGTTTTTTTAGACAAGCAAGTGGCGGAAGTCAAAATTTCTTTCAGTTAGTTGATATATTTTCAGGTGGAGCTTTTTCTCAAATAACTGTAATAGCTTTGGGAGTTGTTCCTTATATTTCGGCTTCCATTATCATGCAATTAGTGGTAGCTCTTTGGCCATCTCTACAAAGAGAGGTAAAGGAAAATAGTGAGCAAGGTAGAAGAAAGATTAACAAATTAACACGTTTTTTAACTGTTATTTTGTCAGTTATTCAATCCTCTATGTTTGCTAAATATGCTTTAGGCTTAAACTACGCAAGACCTGGTATCGTAGCTTCTGAGCTATTAGATATTCAGTTTTTAGGCTTTCCTTGGTTATTTTATTTAATTTTTGTAGTCACAATGACTACAGGAACCATTTTCCTTATGTGGATTGGTGAGCAAATCACTGAAAAAGGTATCGGAAATGGTATGAGTATCATTATTGCGGTAGGGGTTGTTTCTTCCCTTCCAACAGCACTTGGAATTATTTTCCAACAATTAAACTTGGATTCGCAAGAGCCGGGTCAAATGAATTTTGCTACGATAATGGTTTTAATTTCTTTATTTGTTGCTGTTACTATTGCTACAATAATGATAATCCAAGGGCATAGAAGAATTCCTTTACAATATGCTAGAAGAGTGGTTGGAAGAAAAGAAGTTCAAGGGGGAAATTCTTATATTCCACTAAAAGTTAATTATGCTGGTGTTGTACCTGTTATTTTCGCTTCTTCATTATTAATATTCCCTGGAGTATTAGCAACGTTTATGGGTCAAGGAAATTGGTTAGGAGATTTAGCGTCTTCTTTATCACCTGGATCTATTACTTATACAATTTTCTTTGTCTTACTAATTGTTTTCTTTACTTATTTTTGGACAGCAACTCAATTTAGACCGGATCAAATTGCATCAGATATGAAAAAAAATGGTGCTTTTATACCTGGTATTAGACAGGGAAAACCAACTCAAGATTATTTAGAAGCAACAATGAATAGAATTACATTTATTGGTGCAATATTTTTAGCTCTAATAGCAATATTACCAACAATCATCGGAAGTTTTTTAGGTGTACCTCAAACGATTAGTTACTTTTTTGGGGGAACAGCACTTTTAATTTTAGTTGGTGTAGTTTTAGATACTATGAAGCAAATCGAATCACATTTACTCATGAAAAAATATGATGGTTTCATGAAGAGTGGGAGAATTAGAGGTCGCTAG
- the rplC gene encoding 50S ribosomal protein L3 — protein sequence MALKLMGKKRGMIKLFDEKGNIIVGTVIEAQPNVITQIKTNETDGYNAIQLGFEKIVVKDERTISNRVNKPQLGHFKKAAVEPVRHLAESRIDDVTNYQVGQEISVDLFQEKEYVDATAISKGKGYQGVMKLYNFAGGPASHGSGFHRHAGSTGMRSTPGRCLPGGKRASHMGYDRVTVQNLKVLMVKPEDNVIIVKGQVPGPKNGLVYLSQAKKKHITNK from the coding sequence ATGGCGCTTAAACTAATGGGAAAAAAGCGTGGAATGATTAAGCTTTTCGACGAGAAAGGCAATATTATCGTTGGTACTGTTATCGAAGCACAACCAAATGTTATCACGCAAATAAAAACAAATGAGACAGATGGATATAATGCAATTCAACTCGGTTTTGAAAAGATCGTTGTAAAAGATGAACGCACTATTTCTAACCGTGTGAATAAGCCTCAACTAGGGCATTTTAAAAAAGCAGCTGTTGAACCAGTTCGCCATCTTGCAGAGTCGAGAATCGATGATGTTACGAACTACCAAGTGGGACAAGAAATCAGCGTAGATTTGTTTCAAGAAAAAGAATACGTAGATGCGACCGCGATTTCTAAAGGTAAAGGATACCAAGGGGTTATGAAACTTTATAACTTCGCAGGTGGACCAGCTTCTCACGGTTCTGGATTTCATCGTCATGCTGGATCTACAGGGATGAGATCAACTCCTGGTAGATGTTTACCTGGTGGAAAAAGAGCTAGCCACATGGGATATGATCGTGTGACTGTTCAAAACTTAAAAGTCCTCATGGTAAAGCCAGAAGACAATGTAATTATTGTTAAAGGTCAAGTACCTGGGCCTAAAAATGGGTTGGTGTATTTATCCCAAGCTAAGAAAAAGCATATTACTAACAAATAA
- a CDS encoding 50S ribosomal protein L29 has protein sequence MSKAKDLRDLSSEELENSCQEARKELFQLVNENKMNKKTEKPHLIREKKKEIARMLTIMHEKQFAS, from the coding sequence ATGAGTAAAGCAAAAGATTTACGTGATCTTTCAAGTGAAGAACTTGAAAACAGTTGCCAAGAAGCACGCAAAGAGCTTTTTCAGTTGGTTAATGAAAATAAAATGAATAAAAAAACTGAAAAACCTCATTTGATTCGTGAAAAGAAAAAAGAAATTGCTCGCATGCTAACTATTATGCATGAAAAGCAGTTTGCTAGTTAA
- the rplP gene encoding 50S ribosomal protein L16, with translation MPLMPKKTKHRKMQKGAMPGLSKGGNFVHFGDFGIQVLERGWITNQQIEACRVAINRYFQRRGKVWIRIFPDKPVSKKPAEVRMGKGKGAVDHYVAVVRPGRILFEVGNVPRELAQAALRRAAAKLGIKTRFVDRVEQV, from the coding sequence ATGCCATTAATGCCAAAGAAAACTAAACACCGCAAAATGCAAAAAGGTGCGATGCCTGGCCTAAGTAAGGGTGGTAACTTTGTTCATTTTGGTGATTTTGGAATACAAGTTTTAGAGCGTGGTTGGATTACTAACCAACAAATCGAAGCCTGTCGTGTAGCTATTAACCGCTACTTTCAAAGACGTGGTAAAGTTTGGATTCGCATATTCCCAGATAAACCAGTGAGTAAAAAGCCAGCTGAAGTTCGTATGGGTAAAGGTAAAGGAGCTGTAGATCATTATGTAGCAGTAGTGCGTCCTGGAAGAATACTTTTTGAAGTAGGTAACGTTCCAAGAGAATTGGCACAAGCTGCACTTAGAAGAGCGGCTGCTAAATTGGGGATAAAAACTCGATTTGTTGATAGAGTCGAACAAGTATAG
- the rplD gene encoding 50S ribosomal protein L4, with amino-acid sequence MTTLKKFNLNGEEVGEIQIADHLVDVEVSGQMVKDYIVALRANARQWSANTKGRSEVNHTTKKPHPQKGGGRARQGSLAAPQYKGGGRVFGPKPKFDQHVKINVREKRAAIRFLLSEKIRENRIRIVENFQLDQPRTKQVAGFLKSQSMNGRVLFLGEGSYANVMIGDESQKVSVQDKKHENFVRSARNIPGVSFSLATNISGYDVLVARELVITEAALQEINEWLS; translated from the coding sequence GTGACTACGCTAAAAAAATTTAATTTAAACGGTGAAGAAGTTGGAGAAATCCAGATTGCTGATCACCTCGTTGACGTTGAGGTTAGCGGGCAAATGGTAAAGGATTATATCGTAGCTCTTCGTGCTAATGCAAGACAATGGTCTGCAAATACAAAAGGGCGCTCTGAAGTTAACCATACCACAAAAAAACCTCATCCACAAAAAGGTGGAGGACGTGCACGTCAAGGTTCCTTAGCAGCACCTCAATATAAAGGTGGGGGACGTGTATTTGGTCCAAAACCAAAATTTGACCAGCATGTTAAGATTAACGTAAGAGAAAAACGTGCAGCTATTCGCTTCCTCCTCAGTGAAAAAATTCGTGAAAATCGTATCCGTATTGTAGAAAATTTCCAATTAGATCAACCAAGAACTAAACAAGTGGCTGGTTTTTTAAAATCACAATCCATGAATGGTCGTGTTCTCTTTTTGGGTGAAGGTTCATATGCAAACGTAATGATTGGCGACGAATCACAAAAAGTTTCTGTACAAGATAAAAAACATGAGAATTTTGTAAGAAGTGCTCGCAATATTCCAGGTGTTTCTTTTTCACTTGCAACAAACATCAGTGGATACGATGTTTTAGTAGCGCGTGAGCTTGTTATTACAGAAGCTGCATTGCAAGAAATAAACGAATGGTTGAGCTAA
- the rplB gene encoding 50S ribosomal protein L2: MLKKYRPNTPGTRQLILPMNELLTRAKEGSKAVVKPEKNLLLPKKRTNGRNNKGHITCRHKGGGHKRKYRSIDFKRDKENIPAKVASIEYDPNRSAYIALLHYVDGEKRYILAPHGLKAGDVVQTSDQPPFNVGSCMKLKFMPLGSTICNIEMIPGKGGKLVRSAGLSAQLMARSGGYATIRMPSGEVRMINEDCRATFGAVSNPEHNLRVEGKAGRMRWKGIRPTVRGTAMNPVDHPHGGGEGKHKGNIPQTPWAMYTRGLRTRSQKKSMKFIVKDRRKK; the protein is encoded by the coding sequence ATGCTTAAGAAATACCGTCCCAATACTCCAGGAACGCGGCAACTCATTCTTCCTATGAATGAATTGCTTACAAGAGCTAAAGAAGGAAGCAAAGCTGTCGTCAAACCTGAAAAAAATTTATTGTTACCAAAGAAAAGAACTAACGGACGTAACAATAAAGGGCACATCACATGTCGTCATAAAGGTGGTGGCCATAAAAGAAAATACAGAAGTATAGATTTTAAAAGAGATAAAGAAAATATCCCTGCAAAAGTAGCATCCATTGAGTATGATCCAAACAGATCAGCTTATATTGCTCTTCTTCACTATGTGGATGGAGAAAAAAGATATATTTTAGCTCCACATGGCTTAAAAGCCGGGGATGTTGTACAAACAAGCGATCAACCTCCATTCAATGTTGGTTCATGCATGAAACTAAAATTCATGCCTTTAGGTTCAACAATATGCAATATTGAAATGATTCCTGGAAAAGGTGGTAAGTTAGTAAGATCTGCTGGTTTATCTGCTCAGTTAATGGCGCGAAGTGGTGGTTATGCTACAATTCGTATGCCTTCTGGTGAAGTGCGCATGATTAATGAAGATTGCCGTGCAACTTTTGGAGCAGTGTCAAACCCAGAACATAACTTGAGAGTGGAAGGAAAAGCTGGAAGAATGCGCTGGAAAGGTATTCGTCCTACTGTTCGCGGTACTGCGATGAACCCTGTTGATCACCCACACGGTGGTGGTGAAGGTAAACACAAAGGTAATATCCCACAAACACCTTGGGCTATGTATACTCGCGGTTTACGTACAAGATCTCAGAAGAAATCAATGAAGTTTATCGTTAAAGATCGAAGGAAAAAATAA
- the rpsM gene encoding 30S ribosomal protein S13, translating to MPRIIGVDVPDNKRLEISLTYIYGIGRRLSNEIIEKLSLDKDMRAHKLTQDDIAKINNLLQAEYVVEGDLRRQIQNNIKRLVSIHSYRGQRHRLGLPVRGQRTKTNARTRKGRRKTVANKKK from the coding sequence ATGCCTAGAATTATCGGTGTCGACGTGCCAGATAACAAGCGCTTGGAAATCAGCCTTACATATATCTATGGCATAGGCCGTCGTCTATCCAATGAAATTATTGAAAAGCTAAGTCTTGATAAAGATATGCGTGCACATAAATTGACACAAGATGACATTGCAAAAATTAATAACTTACTACAAGCAGAATATGTTGTAGAAGGTGATTTAAGAAGACAAATACAAAATAATATTAAACGCCTTGTGAGTATCCACTCCTATCGTGGCCAGCGTCATCGCTTAGGTTTACCAGTTAGGGGACAAAGAACTAAAACGAATGCGAGAACTCGTAAAGGTCGCCGTAAAACTGTGGCGAATAAGAAAAAATAA
- the rpsH gene encoding 30S ribosomal protein S8: MALSDPIADFLTRIRNATRAQHRYVDVSWSKLKQNMAEILKNQGFVENYLVKQESKQRGTIRIFLKYTDGRKSVIQDIKRISKPGSRLYVGHEDIPRIYGDLGLSIISTSQGVMAGREARKRKVGGELLCLVW; the protein is encoded by the coding sequence ATGGCATTAAGTGACCCAATAGCAGATTTCCTTACCAGAATTCGCAATGCCACAAGAGCTCAGCATAGATATGTTGACGTAAGCTGGAGCAAACTAAAACAAAATATGGCTGAGATTCTTAAAAATCAAGGTTTTGTAGAAAATTATTTGGTAAAACAAGAATCAAAACAACGTGGCACTATTCGTATATTCTTAAAGTATACGGATGGACGTAAATCAGTTATTCAAGATATTAAAAGAATTTCCAAGCCGGGATCACGTCTTTATGTTGGACACGAAGATATTCCGCGCATTTATGGTGATTTAGGTCTATCCATTATTTCTACCTCTCAAGGTGTTATGGCTGGACGTGAAGCACGTAAGCGTAAAGTTGGTGGCGAACTTCTCTGCTTAGTTTGGTAA
- the rpsS gene encoding 30S ribosomal protein S19, whose translation MPRSLKKGPFVDHHLKKKIKEQNSTGSKREIKTWSRRSVILPEFIGHTLLVHQGKKHISVFVTENMVGHKLGEFAPTRTFKGHPVKK comes from the coding sequence ATGCCAAGATCATTAAAAAAAGGTCCTTTTGTTGATCACCACTTAAAGAAGAAAATTAAGGAACAAAATTCGACAGGTTCAAAAAGAGAAATCAAAACTTGGTCTAGACGTTCCGTAATTTTACCTGAGTTTATTGGTCACACACTTTTAGTGCATCAGGGAAAAAAACATATTAGCGTTTTTGTAACTGAAAATATGGTTGGCCACAAGTTAGGCGAATTTGCCCCAACACGTACTTTTAAAGGGCATCCAGTTAAGAAATAA
- the rplO gene encoding 50S ribosomal protein L15 gives MISLDNLYNFSRPTKKRKRVGRGPGSGSGKTCGRGEKGAGSRSGYKRRYGYEGGQFRTFMKLPIRGFSNAQFRREYKGINLSQIDAIFEDGEVVSIETLALKGLIRGKLHGIKILGDGQLTKKVTIEADAISASAKEKLQQANIPFTIHE, from the coding sequence ATGATATCCCTAGATAATTTATATAATTTTTCTCGTCCGACAAAAAAACGTAAACGAGTAGGTCGTGGTCCAGGTTCTGGATCCGGCAAAACTTGCGGACGTGGAGAGAAAGGGGCTGGTTCTCGCTCTGGTTATAAGCGTCGCTACGGTTATGAAGGTGGTCAATTTCGTACATTTATGAAGTTGCCAATTCGTGGATTTAGTAATGCTCAGTTTAGAAGAGAATATAAAGGAATTAACTTAAGCCAAATCGACGCCATTTTTGAAGATGGAGAAGTTGTAAGTATTGAAACTTTGGCATTAAAAGGTTTAATTCGCGGTAAATTGCATGGAATTAAAATTTTAGGTGATGGTCAATTAACTAAAAAAGTTACGATCGAAGCCGATGCAATTTCAGCATCCGCAAAGGAAAAATTACAACAAGCTAATATTCCTTTTACAATTCATGAATAA
- the rplV gene encoding 50S ribosomal protein L22, translating into MERAISISKYVRISPRKARLAAGLIRGLSVTQATLQLLHSSLKGGRLLKKTLDSAVANAETQLDLRRENLKVEEVRIDEGPTLKRAKPKNRGGRHPIMKRTSHFTVIVSAI; encoded by the coding sequence ATGGAACGAGCTATATCAATTAGTAAATATGTCAGAATAAGCCCAAGAAAAGCACGCTTAGCTGCGGGACTTATTCGTGGCCTATCTGTAACACAAGCTACATTGCAACTTCTCCACTCAAGTTTGAAGGGTGGTCGTCTGCTCAAAAAAACATTGGACAGCGCTGTTGCGAATGCAGAGACACAACTCGATTTACGTCGAGAAAACTTAAAAGTCGAGGAAGTTCGCATTGACGAAGGCCCAACACTTAAACGAGCAAAGCCGAAAAACCGTGGTGGTCGCCATCCGATAATGAAGCGTACTAGCCACTTTACCGTCATTGTCAGTGCTATATAA
- the rplE gene encoding 50S ribosomal protein L5: MSRLRKRYKEEIKKELLQKYSYANPMQIPGLKKIVINMGIATVSKDKGEIEACVTQLAQLSGQKPVITKAKKAISNFKLRQGQPIGIKVTLRGDRMWEFLDRFTRIVCPRIRDFRGFPVKCDGRGNYSLGLDDQQVFPEIDLDKVKSTQGMHITFVTSASNDDECVELLRLCGLPFKNLPVVVAA, translated from the coding sequence ATGTCTAGATTAAGAAAAAGATATAAAGAAGAAATAAAAAAAGAGCTGTTGCAAAAATATAGCTACGCTAATCCTATGCAGATACCAGGTTTGAAAAAAATCGTTATCAATATGGGAATTGCAACAGTATCTAAAGATAAAGGGGAAATAGAAGCTTGTGTTACTCAGCTAGCTCAGTTATCTGGTCAAAAACCAGTTATAACAAAAGCTAAAAAAGCTATTTCTAACTTTAAATTGCGACAAGGTCAACCCATTGGTATTAAAGTAACTCTAAGGGGTGATCGTATGTGGGAATTTCTAGATCGTTTTACGCGTATTGTATGTCCTCGTATTCGTGACTTCAGAGGTTTTCCTGTTAAGTGTGATGGAAGAGGGAACTACAGTCTTGGCTTAGACGATCAGCAAGTATTTCCAGAAATTGATCTCGATAAAGTAAAATCTACACAAGGTATGCATATTACATTTGTTACATCTGCATCAAATGATGATGAGTGTGTAGAATTATTGAGACTTTGTGGACTCCCATTTAAAAATTTACCAGTTGTAGTAGCAGCTTAA
- the rplW gene encoding 50S ribosomal protein L23, translating into MTQKNPYNIIKHQHITEKARTLQELKLANSNKSLSRFELPKYVFVVDSNANKQEIAQAIEEIYSDKQVKVVSVNTINVKAKARRVRGRKGKTAAFKKAIVTFEKGDSLDNV; encoded by the coding sequence ATGACACAAAAGAATCCCTATAACATTATTAAGCATCAACATATCACTGAAAAAGCAAGAACTTTACAAGAATTGAAACTTGCTAATAGCAACAAATCTCTTTCAAGATTTGAATTACCAAAATATGTTTTCGTAGTTGATTCAAATGCTAATAAACAAGAAATTGCTCAAGCAATAGAAGAGATTTACAGCGACAAGCAAGTAAAAGTGGTAAGTGTTAACACGATAAACGTAAAAGCTAAAGCTAGACGAGTTCGTGGTAGAAAAGGTAAGACAGCAGCTTTTAAAAAAGCTATTGTTACTTTTGAAAAAGGCGACAGCCTAGACAACGTATAA
- the rplX gene encoding hypothetical protein (RRP-L24), translating to MDHKQNMNKKIRKGDKVVAIAGNNKGQTGEVLRKMGDKVIVQGLNVRKKHVKRSQLHPQGGTVELEMPIHISNLSLCNEQGQPVKVKTRIDANGNKEYYYLDGEREVIHRSANKS from the coding sequence ATGGATCACAAGCAAAATATGAATAAAAAAATCCGTAAGGGTGATAAAGTTGTAGCTATTGCTGGCAACAATAAAGGACAAACAGGTGAAGTCCTTAGAAAAATGGGTGATAAAGTTATCGTGCAAGGCTTAAATGTTAGAAAAAAACATGTAAAGAGAAGCCAGTTGCATCCACAAGGCGGAACTGTTGAGTTAGAAATGCCAATACACATTTCTAATCTTAGCCTATGTAATGAACAAGGCCAACCAGTAAAAGTAAAAACTCGTATCGATGCAAACGGAAACAAAGAGTACTATTATTTGGATGGTGAGCGCGAAGTCATTCATCGATCAGCAAATAAATCTTAA
- the rpsQ gene encoding 30S ribosomal protein S17, protein MGQEITRGNRKVKKGIVVSNKMEKTVVVKIERRIRHPRYDKIITRATKVYAHNELRPLEIGEEVTVVETRPLSKLKRWRVVA, encoded by the coding sequence ATGGGCCAAGAAATAACAAGAGGAAATCGCAAAGTCAAAAAAGGCATTGTTGTTTCTAATAAAATGGAAAAAACTGTCGTTGTGAAAATTGAACGCAGAATTCGTCATCCACGCTATGATAAAATTATTACTAGAGCTACAAAAGTTTATGCTCATAATGAGCTAAGACCTTTAGAAATCGGCGAAGAAGTCACTGTTGTGGAGACAAGGCCATTATCAAAATTGAAAAGATGGCGCGTGGTCGCCTAA
- the rplN gene encoding 50S ribosomal protein L14 gives MIQQETQLKVADNSGAKRVKCFKILGGSKRRYAQVGDVIVCSVIEADHDAAVKKGDVVKAVIVRTRSYIKRPDGTWIRFDSNACVLIDDKNNPRGTRIFGPVAREVRERDFLKISSLAPEVI, from the coding sequence ATGATTCAACAAGAAACCCAGCTAAAAGTGGCTGATAATTCCGGCGCCAAGCGGGTCAAATGTTTTAAAATTTTAGGTGGATCAAAACGCCGTTATGCACAAGTTGGCGATGTTATAGTCTGCTCAGTTATTGAAGCAGATCATGACGCTGCCGTTAAGAAAGGGGATGTTGTTAAAGCTGTTATCGTAAGAACTCGTTCTTATATAAAGCGTCCAGATGGAACTTGGATTCGCTTTGACAGTAACGCCTGTGTGCTTATCGACGATAAAAATAATCCTCGTGGAACACGTATCTTCGGACCAGTTGCTCGTGAAGTCAGGGAAAGAGATTTTCTCAAGATTTCCTCACTCGCACCTGAAGTTATATAA
- the rpsE gene encoding 30S ribosomal protein S5 — MAKNSDHPKKEKANSDLEEKVLYINRCSKVVKGGRKFSFSALILVGDGKGRIGYGFAKANELTDAIRKGGELARKNMVSIEMEGTTIPHEVHEIQDGASVLLRPAPEGAGVIAGSKVRAVLEVLGVKDIMAKSLGSNNPINQVKALFKALLKLQNKEKIKKIRGLA, encoded by the coding sequence ATGGCAAAAAATAGTGATCATCCAAAAAAAGAGAAAGCAAATAGCGATCTCGAAGAAAAGGTACTATACATTAACCGCTGCTCTAAAGTTGTAAAAGGTGGTAGAAAATTTAGTTTTTCAGCCTTAATTTTAGTGGGTGATGGTAAAGGCCGTATAGGTTATGGATTTGCAAAAGCAAACGAATTGACAGATGCTATTCGCAAAGGTGGGGAGTTAGCTAGAAAAAATATGGTTTCCATAGAAATGGAAGGCACAACTATTCCTCATGAAGTGCATGAAATTCAAGATGGTGCATCTGTTTTATTAAGACCCGCTCCAGAAGGCGCTGGTGTGATTGCAGGTTCAAAAGTAAGAGCTGTTTTAGAAGTTCTTGGTGTAAAAGATATTATGGCAAAAAGCTTAGGATCTAATAACCCAATTAACCAAGTAAAAGCTCTATTTAAAGCTTTGTTAAAGTTACAGAATAAAGAAAAAATTAAAAAAATTAGGGGTTTAGCATGA